Within Planctomycetota bacterium, the genomic segment CGCGGGGACGGTGTCTTGATGAGCGTCCCAGAGGATGACCGGAGCGTCGACGAGGGTCGCGTCGAGGCGGGTGACGACGTTGTCACGCCCCGGATGAACGGTCTGTCGCGCCCACGGCAGGCCCGTCGCCGTGAAACGGTGGGCCAGATAATCACCGACCCGCCGTTCGAGGTATTCCGGCCCCGAGACGTCGCGCCCCATCGGATTGACGCTCGGCCGACGGACGAGGTCGGCGAGCGTGACGGCCACGTCATCGGCCCCTGGAAACGGGGGCCATGTCCCGGCGCCGAGCATGTCTGTCTCCGTCCCGCGTGGTACCATTGGGGTCGAAACGGCGTCGTCCGACTGATGGCCCGGGTCTGGGCCATCCCATCCCCGCGACGCCCCGTCGAATACTGGGGCGCTTGCCCCAGTGCACCTGCCACTGCGGGCGGCGGTGACTCGGGCGATGGTCACTCGTGGGGGTATGCCAATGGACAATCGTAAACGCTCCGGGGAATCCGCGGCCGCCCCGCGGTCGTGCGACCACCTGCCACGTCTGCTCCACCGGCGCCGGGATGTGGTCATCGCCAGCCTCGTCGCGCTCCTGGTGCCGGCGGGAGTGGCGTCGTCCCAATCGCCCCGCCCCGCTCCCGCAGCCGCGGCGGCTCGCGGCAACGACGCCGTGATCGCTGAAATCGGAGCCGCCAGCCGGTCGTACCTCGACGCTCTGGAGCGGGGGGATGGCCCGGCGCTCGCCGCACTGTGGACAGCCGACGGCGACATCGTCGACGAATTCGGCACCGTCCGGAACGGCCGGGAGTCGGTCGCCGACACGAAGCCCAACGACGGTCCGGACCGGGCGCTCGCTCTCGGCGTCAGCAACGTGACGATCCGGTTGGTGGCCCCCTCGGTCGCCATCGAAGACGGCACCGTCGAGGTCGCGTCGCCGACCGGCGGCGCGGTTCGCCGCGGTCGATTCACCGCCACCTGGGTTCGGCAGGACGATGGCTGGAAGCTGGCCGGCGTGCGCGAGAACCGCTTCGAGTGGGGCGACGAACTGGAGGAAATGAGCCAGCTGGACTGGATGGTCGGTGACTGGGACGTGATCGACACCGTCGCCGCCGAAGGGGAGTCGAACAACGCCAACACCCCTCCGCAACCGCGACTGCACGTGACCGTCAGGTGGAGCCCGGCCCGCGCGTTCCTGATCAGGGAGCTGCGCAGAGGAGGGAATGACGGCGAGACACTCGTCATCACCCAGTACATCGGCTGGGATCCGGCTTCCCGGCAGATCCGCTCCTGGACGTTCGGCGAGGACGGTGGCCACGGCGAGGGGGTTTGGAACTGGGAGGATGACGCCTGGTTCGCGAGGACCTCGACGGTGCTCCCCGACGGAGCGCGGACCACGAGCGTCAATGTCTATCGCTTCGACGGCGACGACCGCTGCTGGTGGCAGTCGTTGTCCACCGACGTCGCCACGCAGAACACCGCCCCTGTCACCGCGATCATGGTCAAGCGGAAACCGACCCGCTGACACCGCTGCGGGCCGGTGGATCGGTCACCCTGGAATCATCCGTGCGGAGCGTCCAACCGATGACAACCCCTGTCGACACCGGCCCGGGCACCCCTGCGGCCCGGATTTTCCCCCGCGTCGGCGCGCGGCTGGCGCCGTGCCTGCTCGTGGCTGCCTTGGCGACCGGTTCGATCGCCGCTGGCCAGCAGCCAGGGGCGGCCGACGCCCAGCGTCCCCGGGCCGTCGATGCCGACGACGACTTCGAGCGCAAGGCGGCCGTGCTGCAGAGCTCACGGTGGCGCCGCGCGGTGTTCGAGCTCGGCGAGTGGCTCTCGGCACAGCAGATCTACACGCCGCAGCAGGTCAACCAGATGAAGGCCGACTTCAATCGGCGCGTCGCGGCGATGTCGGCCGAGGAGCTGGACGCCCTGCTCGACGACCTCGAAACGAAGTTCAAGGTGATGGATTCGCCCGAGGCGAAGGACGCCCGTAACTGGGTCGGTCAGTACCTGTCAGCGATGAGCGATTCCCGCCGGCAGCAGGCGCTGCGGAACGTGCCCGACGTGGTGGCGATGTCGGCCAGTCAGCTGGCTGAGGAGATCAAACGCATCGAGCAGCGCCGCGACTCGCGGCGCCAGCGCCAGCAGGACTTCGACCAAACCCGCCAGGCACGCGTCGCCGGGGCCCAGGCCAATCGGCAGGCTACCTCCCAGGCGATCGCAGCGGCCCAGGCTCAAGCCGCGTCGCAGGCGGCGTACTCCCCCTATCGCCGTCCGAACAACGACGGAAAGCTTCCCTTTTCCAACGTCAACCGCAACGCCGGCGGGTTCGGTATCGGCTTCGGATTCGGGTGGGGTGGGCTCGGTCTCGGGGCGTTTTGACCCGGTGACCGCCGCGGTCCGGGTCGGGATCGGTCATGGACTCGGTCTATGCCACTCCACGGATGGGTCTATCCCCCATTCAAGACCTCCTGCCCCGCTCGTCGGCGACTCGTTGACGCTGTATAACTGTGAGCCCCCCGGCAAACCGGCACGACCGGAACAGGGGGAACGGCGGCTTTTTTTTCGGTCCGACTTCGTGATGTTTTTCACGAAGTCTATTTTCCCGGCCGATTGATTCATTTTTCGGCTCGTCGCTCGGTCGCGCGGGGTTCTTCCCGATCGTGCCGACCGGTGCGGCGGCCGTGTCGGTCCACTTTCCTGCGGGTGTCACGGCGACTCGTCCCATGGATGCCATTCTCCCCGTCCTGCTCTTCGTGGCGATCTCGGCGGCGGTCGCGGTCGGGCTGGTGGGAGCGGCCAGCCTCGTCGGACCGAAGCGCACAAGCGCCGTCAAGCAGATGCCGTACGAGAGCGGCATGGACCCGGTCCACGACACGCGCCGGCGGTTCGACGTGCGCTTCCATCTCGTGGCGATCACCTTTCTCGTCTTCGACGTCGAGTTGTTGTTCCTCTATCCGTGGGCGGTCGCGAGCCGGTCGTCGGCGGGGATCGACGGCGCCGTCCGCGACGGGCTCGTGAGTGGGCGTGGTCTGGTGTTCGGCGCGGCCATGGCGTTCATTGCGATGGTGATCGTCGGCTTCGCCTACGACTGGCGCAAGGGGGTGTTCCGATGGCGTTAGAGCTGCCCGAGAACGTCGTCGTCAGCCGGCTCGACGAATTGGCGAGCTGGTGCCGGAAGAACAGCCTCTGGCCGATGCCGTTCGCCACCGCCTGCTGCGGGATCGAGCTGATGGCCACCGGCGCCAGCAAGCACGACCTCGCACGGTTCGGTGCCGAGGTGTTCCGCTTCAGCCCGCGGCAGTGCGATCTGATGATCGTCGCCGGCCGCGTGGTGATGAAGATGCTGCCGGTGCTGCAGCGGATCTGGCTGCAGATGAGCGAGCCCAAATGGTGCATCTCGATGGGCGCCTGCGCGAGCACCGGCGGCGTGTTCGACACCTACGCCGTCGTCCAGGGGATCGATCGGTTCATCCCCGTCGACATGTACGTGCCGGGCTGCCCACCGCGCCCCGAGCAGCTCATCCAGGCGATCATCGACCTGCAAGACAAGATCCAGCGCGAGGGAACGATCACGGGACGCGAGTTCGACACCCCCGAACGCCAACTCCGCAAGCGGGCCCTCGTCGAGGCGCTGGGGCCGATCGAGGCCGATGCGGCCCGCAACCCGATCCTCCAGCGGCGACTGGCCGAAGCCGGGGCACCCCACGCATGATGCCGACGCGTTCCGACCGATCCCGAGCCCCTCGCGTCACCGCCCACCTGCGGAGCGGACGGAACCGTGCTGCGTGCAGCGTCGGCGTATGGCCGGTCGCGTGTGTCGCCCCACGGAGGGACCCGAGCGATGGATGAGACTTCCGCCGGGGCCATGTCTGCCGCCGCCGCGACACCGGCGCATCACGGCGTGGCGGAACGGTTCGGGGGCACTCGGCAGCCTCCGTTCCGTGGCCAGGAGCGCGTCGATATTCCCGCCGATCGCGTTGGCGAAGCGTTTTGCTTCCTGCGTGACGACGGCTACGACCTGCTCGTCGACGTCACCTGTGTCGATTACCTCGAGTACCGCGGCGCGAAGCACCGTTACGGGCTGGTCTATCTGCTCGCCGCGACCGCCGACAACCGGCGGCTGACAGTGCGCGTGTTCCTCGACGATCCGGCGCCGACGGTCGCCTCGGCCGCTCCGGTCTGGCCGGCGGCGAACTGGCTCGAGCGCGAGGTCTGGGACATGTTCGGGATCCGGTTCGAAGGCCATCCCGACCTGCGCCGGCTCCTGCTCCCCGAGGTTTTCACCGCCCATCCCCTGCGGAAGGACTATCCACTCCAGGGCCGCGGCGAGCGCCACAATTTCCCGATCCTCACCCGCGACGACGGCTGATCCCGGTCCCCCCACCATTCGAGCGCGTGAACCAGATGTCGATCGCCGAGCCCCGCGCCGCCGCAGCGACGAAGCGTTCCGAGGAATACCTCTGGACGCTGAACTTCGGCCCTCAGCACCCCGCCACCCACACCACCCTGCGGCTCGTGCTGCAGCTCGAGGGGGAGCGGGTCGTGGACGCGATGCCCGAGATGGGCTACCTCCACTCCGGCTTCGAGAAGATCGGCGAGCACCTCACGTTCAACCAATACGTGACGGTCACCGACCGGATGAACTACATCTCGCCGATGGCCAACAACGTCGCCTGGCACCATGCCGTCGAGACGCTGCTCGGCATCCAGCTCACGCCGCGGTGCAAGGTCATCCGCACGATCATCGCGGAGCTGGCGCGGATCAGCGACCACCTGCTGTGCAACGGTGCCGTCGGCCTCGACACCGGCGCGTTCACGTTCTTCCTCTACGGCTTCTACCAGCGCGAGGTGATCTACGACATTTTCGAGACGCTCTGCGGGGCGCGGTTCACCAACAGCTACACGCGCGTCGGCGGCGTCTCGCACGACTTCACCGCGCTGGTGATCGAGAAGATCCGCTCGTTCCTGCGGACCTTCCCCAAGACCCTCGACGACATGGAGCGGCTCCTCACCCGCAACCGGATCTTCGTCGACCGCACCAAGGGGGTCGGCGTGCTGTCGCGCGAGGAGGCGATCGCACGCGGCGCCACCGGCCCGGTGGCCCGGGCGAGTGGGGTGACGCGCGACCTGCGCAAGGACGAGCCCTACCTCGCGTACGCCGATTACGATTTCCGCGTCTGCTGCGCCGCGGCCGGCGATTGCTACGCCCGCTACCTCGTGCGGATGCAGGAGATGCGCGAGAGCCTGAGGATCGTCGAACAGGCGCTGGAAAACCTCCCCGCCGGCCCGGTCAACGTGGGCATCGACCAGCGCACCGCCCTGCCGGCGAAAACCCAGGTCTATTCGACGATCGAGGGGACGATCTCGCACTTCGAATTGGCGATGAGCAATCGTGGATTCGAGGTCCCCTGTGCCGAGTCGTACGCGGCGATCGAGGCCCCGAACGGCGAGTTGGGCTTCTACGTCGTCGGCGACGGATCCGACCGCGCCTACCGGGCGCGGTGCCGGCCGCCGTCGGTCCTGCATTTCGCGCTGTTCCCGTACCTGATCCGCGGCCACACGCTGTCCGACGTCGTCGCCGTCCTCGGCAGCCTCAACATCATCGCCGCCGAGCTCGACCGTTGACCCCTACCCCCGCCCCGCCGCCGCGCGGGCCCACAGAAGCCTACCGATGATCGCCCCGCCCGTACCCCAGCGGAAAGTCCTCACCGACGACATGGTGGCCCGGATCGAGGCCCTCGCGCCCCGCTACCCCGACCGCCGCGCGCTGACGCTGCCGGCGCTGCACATCGTCAACGCCGATTTGCGGCACGTGCCCCTCGAGGCGGTCGTCGAAATCGCCGCCGTCCTCGGCCTCGCCCCCGCCGAGGTCCAGGACACGCTCACCTTCTACCAGTTCTTCCACCAGGACAAGCCGCACGGCAAGGTGCGCGTCTTCGTCTGCCGCTCGATCTCCTGCGCCCTGCGCGGCGGCGACGAACTGCTCACCGGGGTATGCCGGAAATTCGGCATCGAGCCCTACGGCACGACGGTCGACGGTGAGCTGACGATCGAGCCGGCGGAGTGCCTCGGCGCCTGCGATTTCGCCCCGTGCATGCTCGCCAACGACGATCTCCTCAGGAACATGACCCCCGAGACGGCAGCGGCCGAGCTCGTCAAACCACGCGCGAGGGCCACCTGACATGCAGCCATTCCAACCGGTCCTTCTCGAGGCGGTCGGGATTCCCGACGGCCATGGCCTGGCCAGCTACCGCAGCCGCGGTGGCTACGCCCCCCTCGAGCACGTCCTCCGCGACAAGAAGCCTGCCGACGTCATCGAGACGGTGAAGGCATCCGGGCTCCGCGGCCGCGGCGGCGCGGGATTCCCGACCGGGCTCAAGTGGACGTTTCTTCCCAAGGACCACCCCGGCCCGATCTACCTGTGCGTCAACGCCGACGAGAGCGAACCCGGCACGTTCAACAACCGGATCCTCATGGAGGACGACCCGCACCAGGTCCTCGAGGGGATCGTCCTCTCCGCGTTCGCGACCCGGGCGAGCACGGCCTACATCTACCTCCGCTACGAATACCCCCGCAGCTGGCACCGGCTGCAGGGAGCGATCGACGAGGCCTACGCGGCCGGGCTCCTCGGCCGGCGGATCCTCGGCAGCGATTTCTCCCTCGACGTCCACCTCCACCGCGGTGCCGCGGCCTACATCTGCGGCGAGGAGACGGGCCTGATCGAGAGCCTCGAGGGCAAGCGGGCCTGGCCACGGATCAAGCCGCCGTTTCCGGCGATCGAAGGGTTGTTCCGCAAGCCCACGGTCGTCAACAACATCGAGACGATGGCCTGTGTCGCGCAGATCTTCCGCCGCGGTGTCGAGTGGTTCCGGTCGATCGGCGTCCCCGCCGACCCGGCCAATCCCCGCGATCCGGGCAGCTACGGCCCCAAGCTGTACTGC encodes:
- a CDS encoding NADH-quinone oxidoreductase subunit A — its product is MDAILPVLLFVAISAAVAVGLVGAASLVGPKRTSAVKQMPYESGMDPVHDTRRRFDVRFHLVAITFLVFDVELLFLYPWAVASRSSAGIDGAVRDGLVSGRGLVFGAAMAFIAMVIVGFAYDWRKGVFRWR
- a CDS encoding NADH-quinone oxidoreductase subunit D, coding for MSIAEPRAAAATKRSEEYLWTLNFGPQHPATHTTLRLVLQLEGERVVDAMPEMGYLHSGFEKIGEHLTFNQYVTVTDRMNYISPMANNVAWHHAVETLLGIQLTPRCKVIRTIIAELARISDHLLCNGAVGLDTGAFTFFLYGFYQREVIYDIFETLCGARFTNSYTRVGGVSHDFTALVIEKIRSFLRTFPKTLDDMERLLTRNRIFVDRTKGVGVLSREEAIARGATGPVARASGVTRDLRKDEPYLAYADYDFRVCCAAAGDCYARYLVRMQEMRESLRIVEQALENLPAGPVNVGIDQRTALPAKTQVYSTIEGTISHFELAMSNRGFEVPCAESYAAIEAPNGELGFYVVGDGSDRAYRARCRPPSVLHFALFPYLIRGHTLSDVVAVLGSLNIIAAELDR
- a CDS encoding nuclear transport factor 2 family protein; the protein is MVTRGGMPMDNRKRSGESAAAPRSCDHLPRLLHRRRDVVIASLVALLVPAGVASSQSPRPAPAAAAARGNDAVIAEIGAASRSYLDALERGDGPALAALWTADGDIVDEFGTVRNGRESVADTKPNDGPDRALALGVSNVTIRLVAPSVAIEDGTVEVASPTGGAVRRGRFTATWVRQDDGWKLAGVRENRFEWGDELEEMSQLDWMVGDWDVIDTVAAEGESNNANTPPQPRLHVTVRWSPARAFLIRELRRGGNDGETLVITQYIGWDPASRQIRSWTFGEDGGHGEGVWNWEDDAWFARTSTVLPDGARTTSVNVYRFDGDDRCWWQSLSTDVATQNTAPVTAIMVKRKPTR
- the nuoF gene encoding NADH-quinone oxidoreductase subunit NuoF, whose product is MQPFQPVLLEAVGIPDGHGLASYRSRGGYAPLEHVLRDKKPADVIETVKASGLRGRGGAGFPTGLKWTFLPKDHPGPIYLCVNADESEPGTFNNRILMEDDPHQVLEGIVLSAFATRASTAYIYLRYEYPRSWHRLQGAIDEAYAAGLLGRRILGSDFSLDVHLHRGAAAYICGEETGLIESLEGKRAWPRIKPPFPAIEGLFRKPTVVNNIETMACVAQIFRRGVEWFRSIGVPADPANPRDPGSYGPKLYCLSGHVERPGCYEAPLGITARQLIDGHGGGVWKGRKAKAVIPGGISMGLMTESELDTPLDFAGPGRVGCLGLGTAAVVVIDDQTSIVDVLHNSARFFAHESCGQCTPCREGTSWSLRILERIRAGKGRLADLDLLLEMGNTMGMMPGSTICGLADGAAWPMKNAIKKFRGEFEDSIRRTNPSGWMVTDPVPALQIVGAH
- a CDS encoding NAD(P)H-dependent oxidoreductase subunit E; this encodes MIAPPVPQRKVLTDDMVARIEALAPRYPDRRALTLPALHIVNADLRHVPLEAVVEIAAVLGLAPAEVQDTLTFYQFFHQDKPHGKVRVFVCRSISCALRGGDELLTGVCRKFGIEPYGTTVDGELTIEPAECLGACDFAPCMLANDDLLRNMTPETAAAELVKPRARAT
- a CDS encoding NADH-quinone oxidoreductase subunit C — encoded protein: MSAAAATPAHHGVAERFGGTRQPPFRGQERVDIPADRVGEAFCFLRDDGYDLLVDVTCVDYLEYRGAKHRYGLVYLLAATADNRRLTVRVFLDDPAPTVASAAPVWPAANWLEREVWDMFGIRFEGHPDLRRLLLPEVFTAHPLRKDYPLQGRGERHNFPILTRDDG